One window of Sphingomonas sp. KC8 genomic DNA carries:
- a CDS encoding TonB-dependent receptor gives MRHLILTAALLAPTPAFADAGDIIVTGTGLAAPAGLAAYDVAVIDRDRLTTSASGRLEDVLRDVAGFQQFRRSDSRSAHPTSQGATLRGLGGNASARALILLDGVPQTDPFGGWIPWAAYDPARLGLVRVTRGGGSGVSGPGALAGTIELMSAGPGEIAPVWGGIAYGSRNSVDAEAGVSGALGQGYGMLSASYARGDGFTPIAAEDRGPVDRPAFYEQASLSARTAFAIDDTTELQANLLGMVDRRDRGVNFTPNRNLGADASIRLVGRGHWGWEAAAWAQLREFSSGFASVAPGRTSVSPSLDQYAVPATGLGARFEIRPPLGDTIELRIGGDARQTDGKTKEFVYSTSRLRDAGGRTRTLGAFAEASLTPSDALTLTAGARIDRWQIENGHLFEQSTITGVIANNTRFTDRSGWEPTARGGIAFRPAQAITLRSAAYLGWRLPSLNELYRPFRVGADSTIANALLNPERLKGVDAGVDYRPLPGFRLSATAFYNQLDDAIANVTLAPNSRQRQNLDAIRSQGIELEAEARHGAWRLSGSWTLIDARVRASGPQAGALDGLRPAQTPRHQASATLAYSRPESASASITVRHLAGQFEDDQNIRRLNAATTVDAAVQWPVARGFSIEARAENLANTLVETGISGAPGAEIIERATPRTLWIGLRYSGR, from the coding sequence ATGCGCCATCTGATCCTGACCGCCGCCCTGCTCGCCCCCACCCCGGCCTTCGCCGATGCGGGCGACATCATCGTCACCGGCACCGGCCTTGCAGCGCCCGCCGGGCTGGCCGCGTATGACGTCGCGGTGATCGATCGCGACCGGCTGACCACATCGGCCAGCGGCCGGCTGGAAGATGTGCTGCGCGATGTGGCGGGGTTCCAGCAGTTCCGCCGGTCCGATTCCCGGTCCGCCCACCCGACCAGCCAGGGTGCAACCTTGCGGGGCCTGGGCGGCAACGCATCGGCGCGCGCGCTGATCCTGCTCGATGGCGTGCCGCAAACCGATCCCTTCGGCGGGTGGATTCCCTGGGCGGCCTATGATCCGGCACGGCTGGGGCTGGTGCGGGTTACGCGCGGCGGCGGCAGCGGGGTCAGCGGCCCCGGCGCACTGGCCGGTACGATCGAACTGATGAGCGCAGGTCCCGGCGAGATCGCCCCCGTCTGGGGCGGGATCGCTTATGGCAGCCGCAACAGCGTGGATGCCGAAGCGGGGGTCAGCGGCGCACTCGGTCAAGGCTATGGGATGCTATCGGCATCCTATGCCCGCGGCGACGGCTTCACCCCGATTGCGGCCGAAGATCGCGGCCCGGTCGATCGCCCGGCCTTCTATGAACAGGCCAGCCTGTCCGCCCGCACCGCCTTTGCCATCGACGACACCACCGAATTGCAGGCCAATCTGCTCGGCATGGTCGATCGCCGCGATCGGGGCGTGAATTTCACCCCCAACCGCAATCTTGGCGCGGACGCCAGCATCCGGCTGGTCGGCCGCGGCCATTGGGGCTGGGAAGCCGCGGCCTGGGCACAATTGCGCGAATTTTCCAGCGGGTTCGCCAGTGTCGCACCCGGCCGCACCAGCGTCAGCCCCAGCCTCGATCAATATGCCGTCCCCGCCACCGGGCTTGGCGCGCGCTTTGAAATCCGCCCGCCCTTGGGCGACACGATCGAACTGCGCATTGGCGGCGATGCCCGCCAGACCGACGGCAAGACCAAGGAGTTCGTCTATTCCACCAGCCGGCTGCGCGATGCCGGCGGACGCACCCGCACGCTCGGCGCCTTTGCCGAAGCCAGCCTCACCCCGAGCGACGCGCTGACGCTGACGGCGGGCGCGCGGATCGATCGCTGGCAGATCGAAAATGGCCATCTGTTCGAACAGTCCACCATCACCGGCGTGATCGCGAACAACACCCGCTTCACCGATCGATCGGGCTGGGAACCCACCGCACGCGGCGGCATTGCGTTCAGGCCAGCACAGGCGATCACCCTGCGCAGCGCGGCCTATCTCGGCTGGCGGCTGCCCAGCCTGAACGAACTCTATCGCCCGTTCCGGGTTGGCGCGGATTCGACCATCGCCAATGCGCTGCTCAATCCCGAACGGCTGAAGGGTGTTGATGCCGGAGTGGATTATCGCCCGTTGCCGGGCTTCCGCCTGTCGGCCACCGCTTTCTATAACCAGCTCGACGACGCGATCGCCAACGTCACCCTCGCCCCCAATTCACGCCAGCGACAGAATCTCGATGCGATCCGCTCGCAGGGGATCGAACTGGAGGCCGAAGCGCGGCATGGCGCATGGCGGCTTTCGGGATCATGGACCCTGATCGACGCGCGGGTGCGCGCATCCGGCCCGCAGGCCGGCGCGCTCGATGGCCTGCGTCCGGCGCAGACGCCGCGCCATCAGGCGAGCGCGACGCTCGCCTATAGCCGCCCGGAAAGCGCATCCGCCTCGATCACCGTCCGCCATCTCGCCGGCCAGTTCGAAGACGACCAGAATATCCGCCGGCTGAACGCGGCCACCACGGTCGATGCCGCGGTCCAGTGGCCAGTCGCCCGTGGCTTTTCGATCGAGGCGCGCGCGGAAAACCTCGCCAACACGCTCGTTGAAACGGGGATTTCCGGCGCGCCGGGTGCCGAAATCATCGAACGGGCAACGCCGCGCACGCTGTGGATCGGGTTGCGCTACAGCGGCCGCTGA
- a CDS encoding acyl-CoA dehydrogenase family protein: protein MDFTLTERQTYWRDRVRDFVETHVRPLDHEYHAQQEQGERWKVLPVIEEAKVKAKAAGLWNLFMPPHSGQVHVDENFQFEGPGLTNLEYALCAEEMGRVYWASEAMNCSAPDTGNMEVFHRYGTLEQKQRWLKPLMDGDIRSAFLMTEPDVASSDATNIETRIERDGDHYVINGRKWWSSGVGDPRCTINIVMGKTNPDAKRHAQQSMVLVPMDTPGVEVVRMLPVFGYDDAPHGHAEVILNNVRVPVENMLLGEGRGFEIAQGRLGPGRIHHCMRTIGVAEEAIEKMARRLLSRVAFGKPIAEQSVWEQRIAEARIDIEMTRLLCLKAADMMDRAGNKAAQAEIAMIKVAGPRMALKLIDDAIQAHGGGGVTSDFGLARAYATIRTLRLADGPDEVHNRAIARLEFGKYRA, encoded by the coding sequence ATGGATTTCACCCTCACCGAACGCCAGACCTATTGGCGCGATCGGGTGCGCGATTTCGTCGAGACCCATGTCCGCCCGCTCGACCATGAATATCATGCCCAGCAAGAGCAAGGCGAACGCTGGAAGGTGCTGCCGGTGATCGAGGAGGCCAAGGTCAAGGCCAAGGCGGCCGGCCTGTGGAACCTGTTCATGCCGCCCCATTCGGGCCAGGTCCATGTCGACGAGAACTTCCAGTTCGAAGGACCCGGCCTCACCAACCTTGAATATGCGCTGTGCGCCGAGGAAATGGGTCGCGTCTATTGGGCGTCGGAGGCGATGAACTGTTCCGCGCCCGACACCGGCAATATGGAAGTGTTCCACCGCTACGGTACGCTGGAGCAGAAGCAGCGCTGGCTGAAGCCGCTGATGGATGGCGATATCCGTTCGGCCTTCCTGATGACCGAACCGGACGTCGCTTCGTCGGATGCGACCAACATCGAAACAAGGATCGAACGCGACGGCGATCATTATGTGATCAACGGCCGCAAATGGTGGTCGTCCGGCGTGGGCGATCCGCGCTGCACGATCAACATCGTGATGGGCAAGACCAACCCCGACGCCAAGCGCCACGCCCAGCAATCGATGGTGCTGGTGCCAATGGACACGCCGGGCGTGGAAGTCGTCCGCATGTTGCCGGTGTTCGGCTATGACGATGCGCCGCACGGCCATGCCGAGGTGATCCTGAACAATGTCCGCGTGCCGGTGGAAAACATGTTGCTGGGCGAAGGGCGCGGGTTTGAAATCGCGCAAGGCCGCCTTGGGCCGGGCCGCATCCACCATTGCATGCGCACGATCGGCGTGGCCGAGGAAGCGATCGAAAAGATGGCGCGCCGGCTGCTCAGCCGCGTCGCATTCGGCAAGCCGATCGCCGAACAATCGGTGTGGGAACAGCGCATCGCCGAAGCGCGGATCGACATCGAAATGACGCGCTTGCTGTGCCTGAAGGCCGCCGACATGATGGACCGCGCCGGCAACAAGGCAGCCCAGGCCGAAATCGCGATGATCAAGGTGGCCGGCCCGCGCATGGCGCTGAAGCTGATCGACGATGCGATCCAGGCGCATGGCGGCGGCGGCGTGACATCCGATTTTGGCCTCGCCCGCGCTTATGCCACGATCCGCACCTTGCGGCTGGCCGACGGCCCGGACGAAGTGCACAATCGCGCGATCGCCCGGCTGGAATTCGGCAAATATCGGGCGTGA
- a CDS encoding molybdopterin-binding protein: protein MIVSRRRLIAGLAAAPILAGCDKLTYSEGFRDTLRAAEGLTMHAQRLISDRAALAREFAEADLSPVFRSNGTRRPGSQSYAAHAATGFADWRLGVGGLVARPQSLSLAQLRALPTRTQITRHDCVEGWSAIGKWTGVPLRLILNAAGVSARARYIVFHCADDYGPGKYYESIDMIDALHPQTILAWGLNGQPLPIENGAPLRLRVERQLGYKHAKYVERIEAVESLSPIGGGKGGYWEDHSDYEWYAGI, encoded by the coding sequence ATGATCGTCTCCCGCCGCCGCCTGATCGCAGGGCTTGCCGCCGCGCCCATCCTCGCCGGGTGCGACAAACTCACCTATAGCGAAGGCTTCCGCGATACCTTGCGCGCCGCCGAAGGGCTGACGATGCACGCGCAGCGCCTGATCAGCGATCGCGCGGCGCTGGCCCGCGAATTTGCCGAAGCGGATCTGTCGCCCGTCTTCCGATCGAACGGCACCCGCCGGCCGGGATCGCAAAGCTACGCCGCGCATGCCGCCACGGGCTTTGCCGATTGGCGGCTCGGCGTCGGCGGGCTGGTCGCACGGCCGCAGTCGCTCTCGCTGGCGCAACTACGCGCGCTGCCCACCCGCACCCAGATCACCCGCCATGATTGCGTCGAAGGGTGGAGCGCGATCGGCAAATGGACCGGCGTGCCACTGCGCCTGATCCTGAATGCGGCCGGCGTGTCGGCCCGCGCGCGCTACATCGTCTTCCACTGCGCCGATGATTATGGCCCAGGTAAATATTATGAAAGCATCGACATGATCGACGCGCTTCACCCGCAGACGATCCTGGCGTGGGGCCTCAACGGTCAGCCGCTTCCGATCGAAAATGGCGCACCGCTGCGCCTTCGGGTGGAACGGCAGCTGGGCTATAAGCACGCCAAATATGTCGAACGGATCGAAGCGGTCGAAAGCCTTAGCCCCATCGGCGGCGGCAAGGGCGGTTATTGGGAGGATCACAGCGATTATGAATGGTATGCCGGCATCTGA
- a CDS encoding cytochrome b/b6 domain-containing protein yields the protein MATTPADAAPDANRPDTRRLVFRHRLSTRIWHWLNAITVFVMLMSGLMIFNAHPRLYWGHYGANADPAWLEIGATDTQGLLRIGAVTIPTTGVLGRWTDHQGVVQTRAFPGWATIPTDYSLAAARRWHLAFAWVLALAGLGYWLWSLVNRHIQRDLVPRRAELAPRHIWRDIKAHARLRSPTGDAATRYNILQKISYLAILFGLLPLMVLSGLAMSPAIDAAWPWIVDLFGGRQSARSVHFICAALILAFIGVHLIMVLLAGPFNEVRSMITGHYRLPPERKP from the coding sequence ATGGCGACGACCCCGGCGGATGCAGCGCCCGACGCAAACAGGCCCGATACGCGGCGACTGGTGTTCCGCCATCGGCTGTCGACGCGCATCTGGCATTGGCTGAACGCCATCACCGTCTTCGTGATGCTGATGAGTGGGCTGATGATCTTCAACGCCCATCCCCGGCTCTATTGGGGCCATTATGGCGCCAACGCCGATCCCGCATGGCTGGAAATCGGTGCGACGGACACCCAAGGCCTGCTCAGAATCGGTGCGGTGACGATCCCGACGACGGGCGTGCTCGGCCGCTGGACCGACCATCAAGGCGTCGTCCAGACCCGCGCCTTCCCCGGCTGGGCCACGATTCCTACCGATTACAGCCTGGCCGCCGCGCGCCGCTGGCATCTCGCCTTCGCCTGGGTGCTCGCGCTCGCCGGCCTTGGCTATTGGCTGTGGAGCCTCGTCAACCGCCACATCCAGCGCGATCTCGTCCCCCGCCGCGCCGAACTGGCCCCCCGCCATATCTGGCGCGATATCAAGGCCCATGCCCGGCTGCGCTCTCCCACCGGCGACGCCGCGACCCGCTACAACATCCTCCAGAAGATCAGCTATCTCGCCATCCTGTTCGGCCTGTTGCCGCTGATGGTGCTGAGTGGCCTTGCGATGTCGCCGGCGATAGACGCGGCGTGGCCGTGGATCGTCGATCTGTTCGGCGGGCGGCAATCGGCGCGGTCGGTGCATTTCATCTGCGCGGCGCTGATCCTGGCCTTCATCGGCGTCCACCTCATCATGGTGTTGCTCGCCGGCCCGTTCAACGAAGTGCGATCGATGATCACCGGCCACTATCGCCTGCCACCGGAGCGCAAGCCATGA
- a CDS encoding SDR family NAD(P)-dependent oxidoreductase codes for MSLFDLTGKVVVITGSSRGIGRATAEAMADQGAKVVISSRKQDACDAVAEAINAKHPGAATAIAASLSSKEALQHLVDETRVRFGRIDVLVCNAASNPYYGPMAGISDEQFRKIFDNNVLANHWLISMVAPDMRARKDGSIIIISSIGGLTSSVTIGAYNVSKAADFQLARNLAAEFGPDNVRVNCIAPGLVRTDFARALWENPDTLKAVTKNAPLGRIGEPHEIAGAAVFLAAPASAFMTGQAIIVDGGVTTGVGL; via the coding sequence ATGTCGCTGTTCGATCTGACCGGCAAGGTTGTCGTCATCACCGGTTCGTCGCGCGGTATCGGCCGCGCGACGGCCGAGGCGATGGCCGATCAGGGGGCCAAGGTGGTCATTTCCAGCCGCAAGCAGGATGCCTGCGATGCGGTGGCCGAAGCGATCAACGCGAAGCACCCCGGCGCGGCCACCGCGATCGCCGCCAGCCTTTCATCGAAAGAGGCGTTGCAGCATCTTGTCGATGAGACGCGGGTGCGGTTCGGCCGGATCGACGTGCTCGTCTGCAACGCGGCGTCTAACCCCTATTACGGGCCGATGGCCGGCATCAGCGACGAACAGTTCCGCAAGATTTTCGACAATAATGTGCTGGCCAACCACTGGTTGATTTCGATGGTCGCGCCCGACATGCGGGCGCGCAAGGACGGGTCGATCATCATCATTTCGTCGATCGGTGGCTTGACGTCATCGGTGACGATCGGGGCGTATAATGTGTCGAAGGCGGCGGATTTCCAGCTTGCGCGCAATCTGGCCGCCGAATTCGGGCCGGATAATGTGCGGGTCAACTGCATCGCGCCGGGCCTCGTCCGCACCGATTTCGCCCGCGCCTTGTGGGAAAATCCCGATACGCTGAAGGCGGTGACCAAGAACGCCCCGCTTGGCCGGATCGGCGAACCGCATGAAATTGCCGGGGCGGCCGTCTTCCTTGCGGCACCGGCATCGGCGTTCATGACGGGACAGGCGATCATCGTCGATGGCGGCGTGACCACGGGCGTGGGGCTGTGA
- a CDS encoding sensor histidine kinase yields the protein MGFERGFAIGLAARVALLLAAVFGFVWTLNQPGLGVARIVAALCVAGAVALLWAHVRRTNVDLARFVDSVGHGDLSQAFVRPGAGSGFDALGATLDGAMRRLREERLAIADEGRFAAALVDESPVAMLTIDEDGRIEPANKAARRLFRRVGGVRREDFAIHGSTFVAALDALQPGQRRLTTMLIEGAAQRAMLVAAGVARGGRGIRLVSIQPIQGELSAAELGAQADLVRVLTHEIMNSMTPVTSLAASAAALMAEVDDGRDAAIGDARMAVETLARRAAGIMHFVETYRQFIRTPEVSVRRFAGQPWADEIGRLFGASESGRTARLVIEVVPDDLLIDGDPDLLAQVAINLVKNGAEAAAGHAATPQVTLRMEPAIGGRTMIVVADNGPGVPAGFRDDVFLPFFTTKAAGTGVGLSLARRIIVAHNGTITLAPADGGGARFEIIV from the coding sequence ACCGGGGCTGGGGGTCGCGCGGATCGTGGCGGCGCTGTGCGTCGCCGGTGCGGTGGCGCTGCTGTGGGCGCATGTGCGGCGCACCAATGTGGATCTGGCCCGCTTTGTGGATAGTGTGGGGCATGGCGATCTGTCGCAGGCGTTCGTCCGGCCGGGGGCGGGCAGCGGTTTCGATGCCCTGGGCGCGACGCTGGACGGGGCAATGCGGCGTTTGCGCGAAGAGCGGCTGGCGATCGCGGACGAGGGGCGGTTTGCGGCCGCACTGGTCGATGAATCGCCCGTTGCTATGCTGACCATCGATGAAGACGGCCGGATCGAACCGGCGAACAAGGCCGCGCGACGCCTGTTCCGCCGGGTTGGCGGCGTGCGGCGCGAGGATTTTGCGATTCATGGATCGACCTTCGTGGCCGCGCTTGATGCGCTGCAGCCGGGGCAGCGCCGGTTGACGACGATGCTGATCGAGGGGGCGGCGCAGCGGGCGATGCTGGTGGCGGCGGGCGTGGCGCGCGGCGGGCGCGGCATCAGGCTGGTTTCGATCCAGCCGATTCAGGGCGAGCTGAGCGCGGCCGAACTGGGCGCGCAGGCCGATCTGGTGCGCGTGCTGACGCATGAAATCATGAATTCGATGACCCCGGTCACGTCGCTGGCCGCCAGCGCTGCGGCGCTGATGGCGGAGGTGGATGACGGCCGGGACGCCGCGATCGGTGACGCGCGCATGGCGGTGGAAACGCTGGCGCGCCGCGCGGCCGGGATCATGCATTTCGTGGAAACCTACCGCCAGTTCATCCGCACGCCGGAAGTATCGGTGCGGCGCTTTGCCGGCCAACCCTGGGCGGATGAGATCGGCCGGCTGTTCGGGGCATCCGAATCGGGCCGGACGGCGCGGCTGGTGATCGAAGTCGTCCCGGACGACTTGTTGATCGATGGCGATCCCGATCTGCTGGCGCAGGTGGCGATCAACCTGGTCAAGAACGGTGCGGAGGCGGCGGCCGGCCATGCGGCGACACCGCAGGTGACGTTGCGGATGGAGCCGGCGATCGGCGGGCGGACGATGATCGTGGTGGCGGATAACGGCCCCGGCGTTCCCGCCGGTTTCCGCGACGACGTGTTCCTGCCCTTCTTTACCACCAAGGCAGCGGGCACCGGGGTGGGCCTCAGCCTCGCGCGGCGGATCATCGTGGCGCATAATGGCACGATCACGCTGGCCCCGGCCGATGGCGGTGGCGCGCGTTTCGAAATCATCGTCTAG
- the maiA gene encoding maleylacetoacetate isomerase — MPASDARAPIGPVRLHDYYRSSAAYRVRIALALKGVAYDRVAVDLLTGEQHDPAYLALNPQGLVPLLEIDGLRLNQSLAIMDYLDARVPKPRFVSTDPATRSRQLAMALMIACDIHPINNSRVLGYLKDELSADDAARSAWISHWVQAGFAALEVMAAEQASPYLGGEAPGIADICLVPQMYNARRFEVALDDFPTLVRIDAALTALAPFAAAHPDCFAPG; from the coding sequence ATGCCGGCATCTGACGCACGCGCGCCCATCGGCCCCGTCCGCCTCCACGATTATTACCGCTCATCGGCCGCCTATCGCGTCCGGATCGCGCTCGCGCTCAAGGGCGTGGCTTATGATCGCGTGGCGGTGGACCTGCTGACCGGCGAACAGCATGATCCGGCCTATCTGGCGCTCAATCCGCAAGGGCTGGTGCCGCTGCTGGAGATCGACGGGCTGCGGCTAAACCAGAGTCTGGCGATCATGGATTATCTCGACGCGCGCGTGCCCAAGCCCCGTTTCGTCTCCACCGATCCGGCAACGCGCAGCCGCCAGCTGGCGATGGCGCTGATGATCGCGTGCGATATTCATCCGATCAACAATTCGCGGGTGCTGGGCTATTTGAAAGATGAACTCTCAGCCGATGACGCCGCGCGCAGCGCGTGGATCAGCCATTGGGTGCAGGCCGGTTTCGCCGCGCTCGAAGTGATGGCCGCCGAACAGGCCAGCCCCTATCTGGGCGGTGAAGCCCCCGGAATCGCCGATATTTGTCTGGTTCCGCAAATGTATAATGCCCGCCGCTTCGAAGTCGCGCTGGACGACTTTCCCACCTTGGTGCGGATCGACGCCGCTTTGACCGCGCTTGCCCCCTTTGCCGCCGCCCATCCCGATTGCTTCGCGCCCGGCTGA